One window of the Saccopteryx bilineata isolate mSacBil1 chromosome 2, mSacBil1_pri_phased_curated, whole genome shotgun sequence genome contains the following:
- the THYN1 gene encoding thymocyte nuclear protein 1 isoform X2, which translates to MPRPRKRLAGASGQDKKGPAGKRAKTKNPDEASIKVENSGLQKTLGLKKCGTNLSSYWLMKSEPESRLEKGIDVKFSIEDLKAQPKQTTCWDGVRNYQARNFLRAMKLEEEAFFYHSNCKEPGIAGLMKIVKEAYPDTTQFEKSSPYYDPSSKKDNPKWSMVDVQFVRMMKRFIPLAELKTHHQAHKATGGPLKNMALFTRQRLSVQPLTQG; encoded by the exons ATGCCGAGACCCAGGAAAAGACTGGCTGGGGCTTCTGGGCAAG ACAAGAAGGGACCAGCAGGAAAGCGTGCCAAAACTAAGAACCCAGATGAGGCATCAATTAAAGTGGAGAACTCCGGCCTTCAGAAGACTTTAGGCCTTAAAAAATGTGGGACGAATCTAAGCAGCTACTGGCTGATGAAGTCAGAGCCAGAAAGCCGACTGGAGAAAGGTATAGATGTGAAG TTCAGCATTGAGGATCTCAAAGCACAGCCCAAGCAGACAACTTGCTGGGATGGTGTTCGCAACTATCAG GCCCGGAACTTCCTTAGAGCCATGAAGCTGGAGGAAGAAGCCTTCTTCTACCATAGCAACTGCAAAGAGCCAGGTATCGCTGGACTTATGAAG ATTGTGAAGGAGGCTTACCCAGACACCACACAGTTTGAGAAAAGCAGCCCCTATTATGATCCATCCAGCAAAAAAGACAACCCCAAATGGTCCATG GTGGATGTCCAATTTGTTCGGATGATGAAGCGTTTCATTCCCCTGGCTGAGCTCAAGACCCATCACCaagctcacaaagccactggaGGCCCTTTAAAAAATATGGCGCTCTTCACTCGCCAGAGACTCTCAGTTCAGCCTCTGACCCAAG GATGA
- the THYN1 gene encoding thymocyte nuclear protein 1 isoform X1: protein MPRPRKRLAGASGQDKKGPAGKRAKTKNPDEASIKVENSGLQKTLGLKKCGTNLSSYWLMKSEPESRLEKGIDVKFSIEDLKAQPKQTTCWDGVRNYQARNFLRAMKLEEEAFFYHSNCKEPGIAGLMKIVKEAYPDTTQFEKSSPYYDPSSKKDNPKWSMVDVQFVRMMKRFIPLAELKTHHQAHKATGGPLKNMALFTRQRLSVQPLTQEEFDFILSLEEKKPS from the exons ATGCCGAGACCCAGGAAAAGACTGGCTGGGGCTTCTGGGCAAG ACAAGAAGGGACCAGCAGGAAAGCGTGCCAAAACTAAGAACCCAGATGAGGCATCAATTAAAGTGGAGAACTCCGGCCTTCAGAAGACTTTAGGCCTTAAAAAATGTGGGACGAATCTAAGCAGCTACTGGCTGATGAAGTCAGAGCCAGAAAGCCGACTGGAGAAAGGTATAGATGTGAAG TTCAGCATTGAGGATCTCAAAGCACAGCCCAAGCAGACAACTTGCTGGGATGGTGTTCGCAACTATCAG GCCCGGAACTTCCTTAGAGCCATGAAGCTGGAGGAAGAAGCCTTCTTCTACCATAGCAACTGCAAAGAGCCAGGTATCGCTGGACTTATGAAG ATTGTGAAGGAGGCTTACCCAGACACCACACAGTTTGAGAAAAGCAGCCCCTATTATGATCCATCCAGCAAAAAAGACAACCCCAAATGGTCCATG GTGGATGTCCAATTTGTTCGGATGATGAAGCGTTTCATTCCCCTGGCTGAGCTCAAGACCCATCACCaagctcacaaagccactggaGGCCCTTTAAAAAATATGGCGCTCTTCACTCGCCAGAGACTCTCAGTTCAGCCTCTGACCCAAG AggagtttgattttattttgagcCTGGAAGAAAAGAAACCAAGTTAA